GTGGGGCCAGATCGCGACCGACGTCGTCACGCTCTCCCGCCCCGAGATCGGTGAGCTGGCCGAGCCTGCGAAGGAGGGGCGTGGAGGTTCGTCGACCATGCCCCAGAAGCAGAACCCGGTCCTGTCGGTGCTCCTGCGTCGCGCCGCGCTCGCCGCGCCCCCGCTCGCCTCCTTGCTGCACACCGCCGCCTCGCTCGCCGTGGACCAGCGACCGGACGGCTCCTGGCACGCCGAGTGGGACACCCTTCGTACGCTCGCGCGCCGGGCCGTCGTCGCCTCGTCGCAGGCCGGTGAGCTCCTCGCGGGACTGCGGGTCGATGCCGAGCGGATGCGCGCCAACCTCGATGCTGCTCGGCCGGGAGTCCTCGCCGAGCGGGACGGCATCCGGCGGCTCGCATCGGGGGCCTCGGCCACCACCACGCCCGCGGATGACCACACCGCCGATTCGTACCTCGGCGCCACCGACCTGCTCGTGGACACGGCGCTCGCCCGCGCCCGTACCTTCCTGGAGGAACCTGCATGACCGTCCCCCGCATCACCGGCGTCGAGCTGGCCGGGCACGGCGCGCTCCCCCTCCTCGTCGTCGGTCCGTCGCTCGGGACGTCGGCTCGGGCGCTGTGGTCGGCTGCGGCCAAGGAGCTCGGCGACGCCTTCCACGTGATCGGGTGGGACCTGCCGGGTCACGCCGACGGACCCGTCCGAGGGGCGTTCTCGATCGCTGAGCTGGCCGAGGGCGTCCTCGCCTTCGCCGGCGGTGCGGCCGAGGCGCGAGGGGACGAGGCACTGCGGTTCGCGTACGCGGGTGACTCCGTCGGTGGAGCGGTCGGGTTGCAGCTGATGCTCGACGCCCCCGACGCCGTCACCGCCGCGGTCCTGCTCTGCACCGGCGCGCAGATCGGGGACGCCGCGATGTGGCAGGAGCGCGCCGCGACCGCACGCGCGTCGGGGACGCCGGCGCTGGTGACGACGTCGGCTCAGCGCTGGTTCGCGCCGGGGTTCCTCGAGCGTGAGCCCGCGGCCGGGTCGGCGCTGCTGCACGTGCTGCAGGGTGCGGACGCGGAGGGGTACGCGCAGGTGTGTGAGGCGTTGACGACGTTCGACGTGCGTGATCGGCTGGGCGAGATCACCGTCCCTGTGCTCGCGGTCGCAGGCGCTCATGACGTCGCGACCCCGCCCGCGAAGCTCGAGGAGATCGTCGCCGGAGTGCAGGACGGCGAGCTGCTCCTCCTCCCCGACGTCGCGCATCTCGCCCCTGTGGAGGCGCCGGCGGAGGTAGCGTCCGCGATTCGTGCAGTTGGTCAAGGAATCCCGGGGACAGAACCTGGATCACCTGCACAAATCGCGGACGCTGCGGATGCGTACGCGCGGGGCATGGACGTACGGCGCGCGGTGCTCGGAGACGCGCACGTCGACCGCGCCACCGCGAACGCGGACCCGTTGACACGTCCGTTCCAGGAGCTGATCACCCGGTACGCATGGGGGGACGTCTGGGGGCGCGACGGGCTCGACCGCCGGAGTCGGTCGATGATCACGCTGGCGCTGCTCGCCGCGCTCGGGCACGAGAAGGAGCTCGCGATGCACGTCCGGGCGGCGTTGCGCAACGGGCTGACGCGCGAAGAGATCGCCGAGGTGCTGCTGCACACGGGGGTGTACGCCGGGGTGCCCGTCACGAACGCCTCGCTCGCTGTGATGCAGGGCGTCTTCGCCGATCTGGACCAGGAGACCTGAGCGCCGATCGTGCTAACGTGTTCACGTAACGCACTTGTGTTCGCATAGCGAACATCGCAGATCTTCGAGGAGCACGATGTCCGCGTACGTGTACGACGCCGTCCGGACCCCCTTCGGCCGTTACGGCGGCGCTCTCTCCGGCGTCCGACCGGACGACCTCGCCGCGACCGTCGTCCGTACGACGCTCGAGCGGTCCCCGGCACTCGACCCCGAGGCCATCGGTGACGTGGTGTGGGGCAACGCCAACGGTGCCGGCGAGGAGAATCGCAACGTCGGCCGCATGGCCGCACTCCTCGCCGGACTGCCCGTCGGCGTCCCCGGCACGACGATCAACCGCCTCTGCGGCTCCAGCCTCGACGCCGCGATCACCGGCTCGCGCGCCATCGAGGTCGGCGACGCCGACGTGGTCCTGACCGGGGGCGTCGAGTCGATGAGCCGCGCGCCGTGGGTCATGCCGAAGCCGAGCCGCGCGTTCCCTGCCGGCAACGTCGAGGCCGTGTCGACCACACTCGGTTGGCGCCTGGTGAACCCGGCGATGCCGAAGGAGTGGACCATCTCCCTCGGCGAGTCCAACGAACAGCTCCAGGAGCGCTTCGGTATCTCCCGCGAGCGGCAGGACGCGTTCGCGGCGGCGTCGCACCAGCGGGCGTACGCCGCCTGGGAGGCCGGTCACTACGACGACCTCGTCGTCGGCGTCGAGGGCGCCGAGCTCACGCGCGACGAGGGCATCCGTCCCGACTCCTCGGCGGAGACCCTCGCGCGGCTCAAGCCGTCGTTCCGCCCCGACGGAACGATCACCGCCGGCAACGCGTCGCCGCTCAACGACGGAGCGTCCGCGGTCCTCCTCGGATCCGAGCGCGGTGCGGAGCTCATCGGGCGCGATCCCCTGGCCCGAATCGCCGGTCGCGGTGTGATGGCTCTGGAGCCCCAAGCCTTCGGGTACGCCCCCGTCGAGGCGGCCAACCGCGCGCTCGCTCGTGCCGGGATCGGCTGGGACCAGGTCGGCGCCGTCGAGCTCAACGAGGCCTTCGCCGTCCAGAGCCTCGCCTGCGTCGACGCGTGGCCGATCGACGCCGACATCGTCAACCAGTGGGGCGGCGCGATCGCGATCGGTCACCCCCTCGGTGCCTCGGGTGGCCGGATCCTCGGCACGCTCGCCGCCGTGCTCCGTACGACCAACCAGCGCTGGGGCGTCGCCGCGATCTGCATCGGTGTCGGCCAGGGCCTGGCGGTCGTCCTCGAGAACACCGGCTCCTCCGAGGGTGGGGCGTCGGCCTGATGCGGGTGGTGGACGCCGAGACAGCCGTCGCCGACGTCGCGGACGGTTCGACGGTCCTCATCGGCGGCTTCGGCACCGCCGGCATGCCTTTCACCCTGGTCGACGCTCTCGTCAGTCAGGGCGCTCGCGACTTGACTGTGGTGAGCAACAACGCCGGCAACGGCGACACGGGTCTCGCCGCTCTGCTCGCCGCAGGTCAGGTCCGCAAGATGATCTGCTCGTTCCCGCGGCAGGCCGACTCGTACGTGTTCGACGAGCTCTACCGCTCCGGCAAGATCGAGCTCGAGGTCGTCCCGCAGGGCAACCTCGCCGAGCGCATGCGGGCTGCCGGGGCCGGCATCGGGGCGTTCTTCACGCCGACCGGGTACGGCACGATGCTCGCCGAGGGCAAGGAGGCGCGGACCATCGACGGTCGCGGCTACGTCCTCGAGTACCCGTTGCGCGGTGACGTCGCCCTGATCGCCGCGCGCCGTGCGGACACGGCCGGCAACCTGCTCTTCCACAAGACCGCGCGCAACTTCGGCCCCGTGATGGCGACCGCGGCGACGCTCACCATCGCCGAGGTCGACGACGTCGTCGAGGCCGGCGCGATCGATCCCGAGGCCGTCGTCACGCCGGGCATCTTCGTCGACCGCGTCGTCGCCCTCGGTGCCGAGCAGCGCGTCGCCGCCCGCGAAGGAGCGAGCGCATGACCGCCGTCGATTCTCCGGTACGCACCGTCGAGCACGCCGACCGTGGACCCCTGTCACGCGATGAGATGGCGCAGGCGATCGCCCGCGACATCGAGGCCGGGTCGTACGTGAACCTCGGCATCGGCCAGCCGACGCTGGTCGCGAACCACCTCGACATCGAGTCGGGCGTCGTCCTGCACACCGAGAACGGCATGCTCGGCATGGGGCCCGCTGCCTCCGGCGACGCTGTCGACCCCGACCTGGTCAACGCCGGCAAGGTCCCGGTCACGGAGCTCGCCGGCGCCTCGTACTTCCACCACGCCGACTCGTTCGCCATGATGCGCGGCGGCCACCTCGACGTCTGCGTCCTGGGTGCCTTCCAGGTGTCGCAGCACGGCGACCTCGCCAACTGGCACACCGGCGCGCCGGACGCCATCCCAGCGGTCGGCGGCGCGATGGACCTGGCGGTCGGCGCGAAGCGCGTGTTCGTGATGATGTCGCTGTTCGCGAAGGACGGGTCGAGCAAGCTGGTGGAGTCGCTCAGCTACCCGGTGACGGGGCTCGCCTGCGTGAGCCGCGTCTACACCGAGCACGCCGTGTTCGACGTCGGCGCGGACGGCGTGGTCGTACGCGAGACGCACGGCATCTCGGTCGACGAGCTGCGCGAGCGGTTGCCCGTCGCCGTACGCCGGCTCGAGGACTGAGGCGCTCCTCGGCGGTCGTCGCCGCAGTCCGCCGCGCTCACTTTCCGTTGGCCCCCACGCAGCGTTCACGCCCCACCTGAACGTTCCGGTGGTGCCGCGACTCTCCGTGGGGACCAACGGAAAGTGATGGGCCGTACGGACGCGCGACCGTACGCATCAACGTGCCCGCCTCGCCTCCCCGGGGGTGTGGACGCGATGCGGGCACGTGGTCGGTGTCGCGCCGCTAGGGCGCGAAGCTGGTGTCGGGCGCCACGGCGACCTCGATGAGCAGCGGGCCGCCGGGCTCCCGCAGCCGTGATCCTGCGTCGTCGAGGGCGTCGGCCAGTGCTGTCTCGTCGTCGACGTGCACGACGCGGCAGCCGAGTGCCTCGGCGATCCTGCCGACGGACAGCTCGGGGAACGACGGCCACGGCGGCTTGCCCTCGACACGCTCGGCCAGCCGGTCCATCACGGCGTAGCCACCGTTGGCCATCACGATCCACAGCACGCCGACGTCGCGTTGCGCAGCGGTCCAC
Above is a genomic segment from Mumia sp. Pv4-285 containing:
- the pcaC gene encoding 4-carboxymuconolactone decarboxylase, yielding MTVPRITGVELAGHGALPLLVVGPSLGTSARALWSAAAKELGDAFHVIGWDLPGHADGPVRGAFSIAELAEGVLAFAGGAAEARGDEALRFAYAGDSVGGAVGLQLMLDAPDAVTAAVLLCTGAQIGDAAMWQERAATARASGTPALVTTSAQRWFAPGFLEREPAAGSALLHVLQGADAEGYAQVCEALTTFDVRDRLGEITVPVLAVAGAHDVATPPAKLEEIVAGVQDGELLLLPDVAHLAPVEAPAEVASAIRAVGQGIPGTEPGSPAQIADAADAYARGMDVRRAVLGDAHVDRATANADPLTRPFQELITRYAWGDVWGRDGLDRRSRSMITLALLAALGHEKELAMHVRAALRNGLTREEIAEVLLHTGVYAGVPVTNASLAVMQGVFADLDQET
- a CDS encoding thiolase family protein; this translates as MSAYVYDAVRTPFGRYGGALSGVRPDDLAATVVRTTLERSPALDPEAIGDVVWGNANGAGEENRNVGRMAALLAGLPVGVPGTTINRLCGSSLDAAITGSRAIEVGDADVVLTGGVESMSRAPWVMPKPSRAFPAGNVEAVSTTLGWRLVNPAMPKEWTISLGESNEQLQERFGISRERQDAFAAASHQRAYAAWEAGHYDDLVVGVEGAELTRDEGIRPDSSAETLARLKPSFRPDGTITAGNASPLNDGASAVLLGSERGAELIGRDPLARIAGRGVMALEPQAFGYAPVEAANRALARAGIGWDQVGAVELNEAFAVQSLACVDAWPIDADIVNQWGGAIAIGHPLGASGGRILGTLAAVLRTTNQRWGVAAICIGVGQGLAVVLENTGSSEGGASA
- a CDS encoding 3-oxoacid CoA-transferase subunit A, which produces MRVVDAETAVADVADGSTVLIGGFGTAGMPFTLVDALVSQGARDLTVVSNNAGNGDTGLAALLAAGQVRKMICSFPRQADSYVFDELYRSGKIELEVVPQGNLAERMRAAGAGIGAFFTPTGYGTMLAEGKEARTIDGRGYVLEYPLRGDVALIAARRADTAGNLLFHKTARNFGPVMATAATLTIAEVDDVVEAGAIDPEAVVTPGIFVDRVVALGAEQRVAAREGASA
- a CDS encoding 3-oxoacid CoA-transferase subunit B, coding for MTAVDSPVRTVEHADRGPLSRDEMAQAIARDIEAGSYVNLGIGQPTLVANHLDIESGVVLHTENGMLGMGPAASGDAVDPDLVNAGKVPVTELAGASYFHHADSFAMMRGGHLDVCVLGAFQVSQHGDLANWHTGAPDAIPAVGGAMDLAVGAKRVFVMMSLFAKDGSSKLVESLSYPVTGLACVSRVYTEHAVFDVGADGVVVRETHGISVDELRERLPVAVRRLED